In a genomic window of Vigna angularis cultivar LongXiaoDou No.4 chromosome 6, ASM1680809v1, whole genome shotgun sequence:
- the LOC108319988 gene encoding uncharacterized protein LOC108319988: MKTAGETSFAKVDDNAHTRVHDAVGTQFTFPMYGLQPGYTPSIGDHSEAEHTSLAFPVTSNVLPIKEAKDKLEVLEGRLRAIEGFESYGFSDVARLSLALGVTIPHKFKVPEFEKYKGNTCPKNHLTMSCRKMAAYAYDDKLLIHFFQDSLAEAALSWYTHMESSHIYSWTDLADAFVRQYKYNMHVALDMLQLHHMAKKDDESFKEYVQRWRELAAQVEPPLYDKEMVAMFVSTLQPPFYEHMIGNMTSNFADIIIIGERIEIGLKNGKITSQATTPKKSIFNPEKEKEGGVHATSTIPIWEGHVPTHIYQPSLSYPPYVNNTVSGPQTISQPPGYYQPQQANAGALEPV, translated from the exons ATGAAAACCGCAGGAGAGACTTCGTTTGCAAAGGTTGATGATAATGCTCACACTCGAGTACATGACGCTGTGGGCACACAATTCACATTTCCAATGTATGGTTTACAACCAGGTTACACACCGTCTATTGGAGATCATTCAGAGGCAGAGCATACTTCTTTGGCTTTTCCCGTAACTAGCAATGTACTTCCCATTA AAGAAGCGAAGGATAAACTTGAAGTTCTAGAAGGTAGACTGAGAGCCATAGAAGGATTTGAAAGTTACGGGTTTAGTGACGTGGCAAGGTTGAGTTTGGCTTTAGGAGTGACCATTCCACACAAGTTTAAGGTGCCAGAATTTGAGAAATACAAGGGAAACACATGCCCTAAGAACCATTTGACCATGTCTTGTCGAAAAATGGCTGCCTACGCATACGACGATAAACTACTTATTCATTTCTTTCAAGATAGTTTGGCTGAAGCAGCGTTGAGTTGGTATACACATATGGAATCCTCTCATATCTATTCTTGGACAGATTTGGCAGATGCCTTTGTAAGACAGTACAAATACAACATGCATGTCGCGCTAGACATGTTACAATTGCACCATATGGCAAAGAAAGATGATGAGTCTTTTAAAGAATACGTGCAACGATGGAGAGAATTGGCAGCGCAGGTTGAGCCACCTCTATACGACAAAGAGATGGTTGCAATGTTTGTGAGTACACTACAACCACCTTTTTATGAGCATATGATTGGAAATATGACTTCCAATTTCGCTGATATTATCATCATAGGCGAAAGAATCGAGATTGGGTTGAAGAATGGGAAAATTACATCTCAAGCCACCACTCcaaaaaaatccatttttaatccggaaaaagagaaagaaggggGAGTACATGCAACGTCAACAATACCCATATGGGAAGGTCATGTGCCCACTCATATTTATCAACCAAGTTTGAGTTACCCTCCTTATGTGAACAATACAGTGTCTGGTCCCCAAACAATATCTCAACCACCAGGATATTATCAACCACAACAGGCTAATGCAGGGGCACTGGAGCCGGTTTAG
- the LOC108319993 gene encoding linamarin synthase 1 gives MESFHSSKPHIVCVPYPAQGHVNPLMKFAKLLHCKGFHVTFVNTEFNHNRFVRSHGADFVKGLQDFVFETIPDGLPPSDKDATQDIPLLCDSTRKNCYSPFKELVLKLNSSGDVPSITCIVADGVMGFAATVAKDLGIPEVQLWTASACGFVGYLQYDDLVDRGIVPFKDENFEIDGSLNQSLDWISGMKNIRLKDIPSFIRVTTLDDIMFDFLGSEAKNCWRSSSIIINTFEDLDGEALDALRAKNPNIYTIGPLDLLGRHFPEKDKGFMSGGSSLWKNDSNCLTWLDQWEPNSVVYVNYGSITVMTNHHLKEFAWGLANSNLPFLWIKRADVVLDESAALPQEFFDEIKDRGYITSWCMQEEVLSHPSVGVFLTHSGWNSTLESISAGVPMICWPFFAEQQTNSRYVSANWGIGMDVNHDVKREEITKLVTEMMKGEKGMQMRRKSLEWKKKAVRATDVGGSSYNNFYKLTKEVFHHAI, from the exons ATGGAGTCCTTTCATAGCTCAAAGCCTCACATCGTATGCGTACCGTACCCAGCGCAGGGCCATGTAAATCCCCTCATGAAATTCGCGAAACTCCTTCATTGCAAGGGTTTCCACGTAACCTTTGTGAACACTGAGTTCAACCACAATCGTTTTGTGAGATCCCATGGAGCAGACTTTGTTAAGGGCCTCCAAGATTTCGTATTTGAGACCATACCAGATGGATTGCCTCCTTCTGATAAGGATGCAACTCAGGACATTCCATTGCTCTGTGATTCAACCAGAAAAAACTGTTATAGCCCTTTCAAAGAGTTGGTGTTGAAGCTTAACTCTTCTGGTGATGTGCCTTCAATCACTTGCATAGTTGCTGATGGGGTTATGGGCTTTGCTGCAACGGTTGCAAAGGATCTGGGCATACCAGAAGTTCAACTTTGGACAGCCTCAGCATGCGGTTTTGTGGGATATTTGCAATATGATGATCTGGTTGACAGAGGCATCGTTCCATTCAAAG ATGAAAATTTTGAGATTGATGGGAGCTTGAATCAAAGTTTAGATTGGATCTCTGGAATGAAAAACATTAGACTGAAGGACATTCCATCTTTTATTCGAGTCACAACTTTGGATGATATTATGTTTGATTTCTTGGGTTCTGAGGCAAAAAATTGCTGGAGATCTTCTTCAATCATTATAAACACATTCGAAGACTTAGATGGAGAAGCCCTCGATGCCCTTAGGGCAAAGAACCCAAACATATATACCATTGGTCCACTTGACTTGCTTGGTAGGCATTTTCCTGAGAAAGACAAGGGTTTCATGTCAGGTGGATCAAGCTTATGGAAGAATGACTCAAACTGCTTAACTTGGTTAGACCAATGGGAACCCAACTCAGTGGTATATGTTAATTATGGAAGTATTACAGTAATGACCAATCATCACTTGAAAGAATTTGCTTGGGGATTAGCAAATAGCAACCTACCTTTCTTATGGATCAAAAGAGCAGATGTAGTACTGGATGAATCTGCAGCTTTGCCACAAGAATTCTTTGATGAGATCAAGGATAGGGGATATATAACAAGTTGGTGCATGCAAGAGGAAGTGCTTTCTCATCCATCTGTTGGGGTTTTTCTAACCCATTCTGGATGGAATTCTACCCTTGAAAGCATTTCTGCTGGTGTGCCTATGATCTGTTGGCCTTTCTTTGCTGAGCAACAAACAAATTCTAGGTACGTGAGCGCAAATTGGGGAATAGGAATGGATGTTAATCACGATGTGAAGAGAGAAGAGATAACCAAGCTTGTGACAGAAATGATGAAAGGAGAAAAAGGAATGCAAATGAGACGGAAATCCTTAGAATGGAAGAAGAAAGCAGTGAGAGCTACTGATGTTGGAGGATCATCATACAACAACTTCTACAAATTAACGAAGGAAGTTTTTCACCATGCTATTTAA
- the LOC128197392 gene encoding secreted RxLR effector protein 161-like, translated as MTQCNVTRNPLEVNMKPRFDVDEESVDETTYKQLIGSLRFLCNSRPELMYGVGLLSQFMSSPQKSHLIAAKRVLRYVKGTTNYCILFLYGMQKDELKLVGYTNSDFGGDQVERKSTSGNIFFLNTTPISWSSKKQTIVALSSCEAEYVAGYHAVCQGVWFNEVLKDLKVQIEKPFVL; from the coding sequence ATGACACAATGTAATGTTACCAGGAATCCACTTGAGGTCAATATGAAGCCGCGATTTGATGTAGATGAAGAAAGTGTGGATGAAACGACTTATAAGCAGCTCATTGGTTCTTTGCGATTCCTATGTAATAGCAGACCAGAGCTGATGTATGGGGTTGGCCTGTTGAGTCAATTCATGAGCAGTCCACAGAAAAGTCATTTGATTGCGGCTAAACGTGTTCTAAGGTATGTTAAAGGAACAActaattattgtattttgtttctgtatggcATGCAAAAGGATGAGTTGAAACTAGTTGGATACACTAATTCCGATTTCGGTGGAGATCAAGTAGAAAGGAAAAGCACATCAGGgaatattttctttctaaatacAACACCTATATCATGGAGTTCTAAGAAACAAACCATTGTTGCTCTATCAAGTTGTGAAGCGGAATATGTGGCTGGTTATCATGCTGTGTGCCAGGGTGTTTGGTTCAATGAAGTTTTGAAGGATTTAAAGGTGCAGATCGAGAAACCATTTGTGCTGTAG
- the LOC128197413 gene encoding uncharacterized mitochondrial protein AtMg00820-like, with the protein MYSNAGVDEEGDIIHLALMAGSEPLNVDDALSQPLWREAMMKEIKSIEKNNTWKLVNLPPNKQCIGVKWVFKTKLNPDGTVSKHKARLVARGFLQQQGVDFKEVYAPVARGGRLCPTASWVQQQGEGALSVQATQGTLRTKTSSQGLEQKN; encoded by the exons ATGTATTCAAATGCTGGAGTGGATGAAGAAGGTGATATAATTCACCTAGCATTGATGGCTGGAAGTGAGCCTTTGAATGTCGATGATGCCTTATCACAACCACTCTGGAGGGAAGCAATGATGAAGGAGATTAAATCAATCGAGAAGAATAACACTTGGAAGCTGGTCAATTTGCCACCTAATAAGCAATGCATTGGAGTGAAGTGGGTGTTCAAGACCAAGCTGAATCCGGATGGTACTGTTTCAAAGCACAAAGCTAGACTAGTGGCAAGAGGTTTCTTGCAACAACAAGGAGTTGATTTCAAAGAGGTTTATGCGCCTGTTGCAAG AGGAGGAAGATTATGTCCAACAGCCTCCTGGGTTCAACAACAAGGAGAAGGAGCATTAAGTGTACAAGCTACACAAGGCACTTTACGGACTAAGACAAGCTCCCAAGGCTTGGAACAAAAGAATTGA